In Electrophorus electricus isolate fEleEle1 chromosome 10, fEleEle1.pri, whole genome shotgun sequence, the genomic window CAGTTCTTACAATGAGAACACAGTAAAGGCTACTCAATGTATGGTTGGGGATTCTAACAAAATTATAAtgatttgaacattttaataCTGTGATATTAGCAATTTGTGAGGTGTAAATTTCAGTAGTGAAATGGCAATTGCTTTATCGGTACGTCTAATTGTGTTGTTTGGCAGTTTGCTGAGGCATTTCTGGTAGAACAACACAAAAtagataaagataaaaaaaccacaaaatagctggagagagagatctgGGCTTAGAACTGAGTCTTGAGTTTGAGTGAAGCCACATTTCCTGGACATCCCGCTGCTCAAGAGCTACACAGGAAAAGGAGACTAAAAAACAGAGGAGGAATTCCCACGAGAGCCTGATGACTTCACTCCCCATGCGACTTCTTCTGCCCATGAAAGAAGAAGGGGGCTGCAATACTGTTATGGCCTCTTTTATACACTTTTTAGTTTGTCTGCTTTATATTCTACTCGTTCTGAATATGCACTTTTTGGTTATAGTGTAAACTGTTAGctttattttacaattattttcatattacaaaCCAATATGAAGGCcaagtaaatatttaaagaagcaAGATAAGGTGTTGTTGGAAAAGAATattcaataatcaataattattacataataataaatcaaCTGTGCATTACTAAATTTCTACCTTGTTTTATCATTAAAGagaacaatgaaagaaaatgaaagaaaaaaacatataacCTCAAGAACAGCAAATGACCTAGCAGACCATggaaaatcttttaaaacatttaacagcaGTTCTTTAAAACAGGAACACACTTCTCTAGAACACAGGAGTGCAGCACACTAAGCAAAGATCTTAAGAAGGCACCTCAGGAGCTGAAGAGCAAAATGCGTATACTAAAGGAAACATTCAGTCTGCTAAAATCTGGCACAGTTTCTAGGATGACACTAACATTCGTCAGATTGCTGAAAACCAGAAACTGCAGGTTTTAAAATGGGGATTGATTATAATCTACTAAGTCTGTGACATGTGCAGGGAGTGTAGCTctggcctgtgtgtgcctgtaacCATAACTGACTTAAAGCTCTTTACTGATAATGCAGACTTCTGATGTCTATGGAAAACTGTCTTTCTTCTTTAATATAACCAAGGCCTGAAATCATTTCAAACAATGACCAAAAACTGGCCATCTAGCCAACTAAAGGAGGTTTTTCCAatccccccccttttttttccaatattACTTTCCAAATACATTTATTGCTCACTGTGGTATACCACATATGGGATATGGAATATGTATCTTCATTTTCCACAAATACTTAAATACACCAAATGCCTCTTCTGTTTTCCTGACACAAACTGTTCAGCACTATGAAATGGGTGAAAGAAGTTTATTTAACTACACCATATCAAAAGTGCTCTCAAAATGTGAATTGCTTTCTTGCTGGCAACTTTCAAACTCAGAATCATGTGTCTtctaaatgttgtgacatttttCCTTCCTCTACCTTATATGTAAGCATCTTTAGATATGAGATCCTTGTTATCTTTTGGCATGCCATACCATTTCAAAATGACTGCCAACTAATAAATACCATAATTTGCCACACCATTGCTTTGTCTATTCTGGCAGTTTACAATAACATACCTGGCTCTTATGTTTAGAAACTCTCTATTATCTAGATTAGGGCtaaaactaaactctgcaggaggGCAGACATCCAGTGAATGTGTTGAATCTATATGATCTAGATTAggactgaaaatgaattaatcagGAAAGAAGACATCTATGAACAGTGAAAGTAACACCACTTCAAAATGCTGTTAAATGCTTGAAATTCTCCATCAGTTTAAGTGTTTTCTTTGTGGGCGTGCTCACATTCCTCTCTGCTTGCATGTTAAGGCAATAAAGCATGTACACAAAATGGCAATTTGGATTttgatgataaaaataaatttcaaaaggggattcttttttttgccttgttttgCAGTGATGCTCAAAGCAAACTTTACGGAAATGTTGCAACCTATTGTCAAAATCACTATTGTGGGTTGAAAGCTGTGGTCCGCTTGTATTTGTAATAATAACAGTACAATTATTCATACACCTATGATGATTCCAGCCCTCCTGGGCATATGAAGTTCTTTTCGTGTTTGCTGTGTATCTAAATTTCAAAGTTTATATCTTACTATTAATAGATTTTTTACAGTTATACTTTTGTATCCCTGATAAGTATTGTGGCAGTGGAGTCATATTTTTATCTATACTGCACAGATAGCAGATTTCAGTAATGGTGCTCACAGCAATTATAAGACAAAAGcataatgttatattaataatttcTGCTTGGTATGTGTTATGTTATTTTGGATTAATAGATTTTCAATAATTACTTGGTGTAGTAGTTCAGTCACCACAGTTTAGATTATCAAGTAGTTTATGGAGATAAATTAcctaaaaaatacataaaatacataaagtaGTACgaatagtgtgtttgtgtgtgtgtgtgagaaaggagcaatataaattaaaatgtaaataataataataataaattatttgtttttggccTAAACCATATGCAATCTACAAACAACTAACCTCTCCATCTTCCTTTACTCTCTTCTTTGCAATATGTTGAAATACCTTCGTGCCAACCATTATGAGCtcttgtttgtgttcagtttctgacatcaatttaaatgtttgcatattaGTATGGCTTGAGAGACATGTGTCCAGACTACAACTATTTACTTTTCACCTGAAGAACTCACTGGTTGTTTTGGATTGTAACTCTGAAggcactttgttttatttatgcatatgaAATCACTTTTAGACACTGTACATATCTGAAGTGactgtacataaataaaaataaagacattttcattttttagaTATCAACAATAAAGACTCCAAGAATATTAGTTATAGAGGGTGTTGTCATTGGTTAATAatgatatctatctatctatctatctatctatctatctatctatctatctatctatctatctatctatctatttttggACAACTTAACTGTGCTAATTAGGtattcaaaagaaagaaaatgtaataatgaagaAAATCAAAAGttaaaatcatcatcatcaacaacaataataataaacaaaaagaaaaattcgAAGAGTCATTATTATATATAAGCATCttagaacttttattttgaataattgTTTTGTCCCGTGTTGTGCACGCTGTTTAGAATGTGTAGCTAGCTAGAGACCAGAGGATGTCTGACAACGCAGAAGCTCccacagaaatacacaaatatgaGTCCTCGGCACAACAGAGCGTTACTGATACAGGAGATACTGGATCgacaggagagaagaaaaagagtaaGAATGTATTAGAATATTgctacatgtttaaaaaatgcatagcTGTTTActtatgtgtgtatgggtctgaAAGACGTCTACAGTACTTCCGTGTTTTCAGATTGACAGGGCCAGCAGCGAATTAAAACAACCGAATGCGCTGTTTTTATCCAATGGTTGAGCAACTTTTGTTGTAAACTATCAGTCGTCTTTTGATGTTTATTGGCGAGTTAAAGAATCGCGTTTCTTTTGATATCTGTGTAATTGTGCTTAATAAAATGTGGATCGTCAGATGCTTCACTAACGCGGTATTTCTTTGATAAATCCGAATGGCCAAAACCAAGCAGCTACTTTCTAAATTTACTTTTAACACTTGGGATagattgctagctagctagatagctggCGTCTGCTACGAAGTTAATTCTGACCATCATGGTACAAACTAAACTAACAGAACGAAAgtcaaataattatttaaacttACCAATATGCCATCTAATGCCATCATAGgggaaatgttgtttttaagacGACCCTTTCGTCGTCATGATGGTGTAGTTTAGAAAGACCCCTGTGATTAAAGGcctgtgtgtttggtttgttttctcgCCCATTTTAGTCTGCTGTAATTAGATAACATTGCGCTGTATTATGCTGCAGTTCAGAATGAGCAACGTTTACTGCAGTTAATTGGCTAAATGAAAAAAGAAGCTGCTTATTTGTGTTCTAAAGACATGCCACCAACAGCCAACTAAACTCTGGACTCAACGTCATCTTTTCACATTCCGCATACAAGCGCGACGTTGGACCTCTTGATGGAGCAACCGGCTTCTTGTTTCGTTCCTTCAAATCCTACCTTTATTTTGTTCCGCTATTTTTGTAACCTTCCCCCATCTCTTTTAGTTGACGTGCTCTTGAAGGCAGTCGGAGACACCCCCATAATGAAGACAAAGAAGTGGgcggtggagagagggaggaccgTGCAGTCACTCTCTCAGTTTATCTCACGCTTTCTTAAACTTGAGCCTAGCGAACAACTGGTACGAAACCTAAACCAAACTGAACCCGCAATTTTAGTGCAATCATATGGATTTATTAAGAATCTTATAGTTATAAAGCATGACTAAAAGTAATGTTATATTAATTCACCTTGAATGATGAAGCTTTCCACTCTTTCCCCCCAGTTCATTTACGTGAATCAGTCATTTGCCCCATCACCGGATCAAGAAGTGGGTGTGCTTTTTgaagtaagttttttttgttgttgttgttgttttccttctATACATGATTGTCCCACATAAAATAGTACTACTCATTTCTGATTTACAGTATAATCACTTGAATGATCTAGGAAGTAGTGATGGTTTCATATATTTTcagattaattatttattttaaacgtCTTTATTAAGCGAATCAGTGATTCGATTCTTTAGAAAGCATTTTGTTAATCTACATCCATAAACAAGCAACAGCTTGATCATGACGCCTTTCTTATTGTACAGGCTATGTGTAACTCAATCATCctacatttgtttacatgtgcCACATGTAAGAGTCAGACACCCctgttttaatgtatatgtTTAAATTGCATATGTGACCTTACTGAATTGGATTCATCCGGATTGATTAATGACATCGTCTTAAATTTCAAATTGTATTTCGCTGTTCTTCAGTTGTAACGCTACTATGTGTGTTCCATGCTAAATTTCTTGATGTACATTatttgcataaacacacatttcaataaTTGAAATGTAGTTTGAAGAATCAAATCAGTAAATTCAGTCATGGGTTATTGCCTTATAATATTAGGAAGATGGCATTATGTTATCCATGGCAGGGACTGCTTCCATGTTTTATTGTATGGAAAAAGTGGTAGCACATTGgcatgttctgtttgatgttcaCACTTGAGAGTAATAATTATTGTACTATTAAGAGCTAttcatttcttcatattttGAAACTGTATCCATTTATGTATTAAGGCTCCCTCTTCCCCTTCCTGTTTTCCAGTGTTTTGGCAGTGACGGGAAACTTGTTCTACATTATTGCAAATCACAAGCCTGGGGATAAttctccaaaacacacacacacacacacacacacacacacacacacacacacacacacacacacacacacacacacacacctgagcacctgtcattgtttttgtttttttttaaatactttttgttACATCctattttgtctttgtgtaataaatgtaaataaattattgaaatatgaaaaatgtcctctttgctttatatatatatatatatatatatagtactgtgCAAAGGCTTATGCCACCAATAGATtggttgttttagcaatggtataatcACCatatatcttttcttttttttctcagacattttcaattagatacaaacagaaagtacatgaaatatgtacacaaaaatgtatacaaaaacacaatttgcagaacaaaatggcttctacaggcaaaaaacaaatgtcCACATGGAAGTAATGACTGTCTAAAGGAAGACCAAGAGATAGGACTGGCATACTGACTGTGGGTGAGATCACTACAGATAAACGGTGGATTTAATTTCCAAGTAGAAGACTACTGGGGTGAGAGATAATAGAAAGTGGCAGATAAAGCCCAGTAGCTGTCTGCTTAAACGCTGGGCTCAGGGCCATTTCTGCTCCTTCCAAAAGAGAGTCCAAGGAAAGAGGGTGAACAGGATGGTTTATTtggcttatttgtgtgtgactgaagaGTTTACAAGTAAGAAAGAACattgtaatgtttatttatattttcaataaataaatttggtCCAAGAGTCCTTAGTTTAGTTTATTGGAACTGCTAATAATCAttgttaatgaataaataaattaatttaactaGTTCTTTaatgtatatgcatttatatggaATTCAGCATTGTCCATAATATGAATTATATTCAAactagaataaaataaaagcaaaatttttattcaaaatgtgtttgaaatagaaaaaaaatggtagCCAAAGCCAGATCCAGATTCGCTTTGCAAcaagtggttaaaaaaaagaattacatcATCACAGTGTtacactcctggactgctgcagTGCACTCCTGGTCCAGTTCAGGATTTGGGACTGTCTGTGCACCTTGTTGCTGGCCTCGCGCTTCCTTGAGTGATTGCCGTGGcttatataaggaccctgcAGGAGGATGACAGCAGCTTGCCCAAGCTCATTCTTGAATTGGTGGtgatttgtgagtttgtaatctttgctgtgcttaccTTACCTTCTCTTGTGATATCCTTAGTTagcatgtgcttgtgtatgtgtagatctATGTGAGCATTCCCTGTGCTTTGTTTATGACTGTGATCCCTGTGATAGATGAAAGacttttgtgtatgtttatgtatagttactgattgtagggagtggtgcctgtttgtttggggttattgtctgtttatattcagggagttagtgtaggattgtattttatttttgtcctgtaaagtgtagctggttgtgttgtttcttttggtagtgtgggttttgttatTCAATATGATgttattcagtgtgtgtgtgtgtgtgtgtgtgtgtgtgtgtgtgtgtgtgtgtgtgttcaccatttaaatatacaaaattttACCTCGTCTGCCAGTTCATTCCAGTGATTTAATTATTCCACATACCATCCTCCTACCAGtattttcacagtgctgttGCGACCTCACCACCTAGACAGTGCAGGCGTGACCTCTTGCTCACTGTTGCCTCTCACGCTGACCTCCCTCGCCATGGTTCTCTGTGCTCATCCTCTGCACCTTGTACTGGTGCAAGGGGACACACAAAATGGTCAAAccattctgcctctcgcccATAAAAATGAAGAACTGTGGCAAAAACAACAGCGAGCTCTATCTAGGCGAGGTGCATttgggcagagaggagaggatcGGAGAAGGATGGGGACATATGACAGTCATAGTGTGAATCTTTATTAAATCACTGCTGTGTTTCGCTTGGCTTGTGCTCATTCCACTGCAGAGACTGGTCATGTggtttatttcttcatttgttaTTCATCATATATTTGAGTATTTTGCCAGTGCAAATGCAACACAAGAAGTGTTTGGTCATGAATAGTTCAAAATCAATGCATCAAAACCCTTTACACACAAGCCATGGTGCATACATGACGTCATGTgcgtgtcccccccccccccgctccccaaacacacagctgtatTACCTGTATTCACCTCTCATGTTACCTGATGACATTTCCTATGTTACATTTAGATGCTGCAGTAAGCAAAGCATTACCACAAGGAACCTGAAACACAGGTTTAGCCTTCTCTAGTTTGACTGAAcatacctttttgtttttgatttgctGCAGCCATTTGCCAACATAAGAAAATTAGTCAGAAAAGGCCCAGATGCTTAGTGCTTGCTTAGAACCCTTCCTGACAGGTAAGTTCATGCTGGTGAAGGTGGAGTGACGTCTGGGGAATGTTTGCTTGGCACTCCATGCATtctctgatacctgtggataGACGTTTGTGCACTAGGGCCAACTGACCATGTTCATTCCTTCCCGGCGGCTGTCTGTGCTAAGGCAGAcggacactttcagcaggacaatgcaccaTGCCACAAGGGCCATATAGTCCTGGAtttggttccaggaacatgacagtgagattccttgcttccctggccttcacaatCTCCGGATTTTAATCCAATACAGCATCTCTGGGGCAAAGTAGAAAGGGCAGTTCAGAGCATGTCATTACCTCCATCTACTTCGCGGTAACTGCAAGAAGCTATCATGTCTacatgggccaagattcctaCTGAACCATTTCAACATCTAGCGGAAACTATTACAGGGATGGAtgtatctaataaagtggccattcagtgtatgCTTACCAGTGTATATTTGTCATAAATATGTATGTCgtaaataaatgcatgcattAAAAATCAGTGGATTGGCTGCCATATGCACTGAGTTGTTGGGTAAGATGCTAAGATTTTCCTCTATCGTCATTTGTTTTATGAGAATTTACGATGAGGTGGTCATCCCCGGTGAGCTCTACTGTGTCAGCGGCCTAATGCGGGGTCCCGTCAGGATGATTGGCAGCGCGTGGGTGGCAAATGGGAGCATAGCTGGAGAAGGGGAGCTGCCCACACTCTGGTTGGAAGGTGTGGGCTGGAGAGGTGTGATGATTGCAAGAGGGAgatcaattaaataaaaaaggctTTCGAGCAAGAAGGAACTGACACCTTGATAAAGTAAATTAGAGGGAAAATACATCTCTTTAAACAAAATGGTGAGATTGCTTGTGAGTTTCTCTACTGTTAAGTTTTGACAATATGgcaatgtgagtgtgagaaatgTGTGAGAAAGGCATGAAATGCTGATTTTCCACACTTCTGAAAGCAGATTACTTGATCAATGGATTTTGAAGATCAAGAGGTCTTTGGAATAAAATTCCATGAGACACATGAGTGGATTACACGTGGATTGCATAAAGTCATGAAGCATTTTTTAAAGACTGCattcaaagttattttcatAGAATTactgttgtctgttgttttgtcATCATCTTCCATCCCCCTTCTTACCAAAGAATCACTCCATCAAACATGATTTGAATAAATGGCACTGTGTTGACACCATAGAGGTGACACCCAATAGTTCTCTTTGACTCATTACCCACTAAAGATAATCTATACAGTAAATATAGAAGTACAGGCTGTCTACAAAACACTATCCTAAACTGAATATAAATACACAGCTGACACCTGCCCAAAGGAATCGATTAGCCTGCCAGCTGTGCTTAGTTGTCCTTTCCTTTCCCCTTATCCCAGTAGGATTAGTGTTTAAAAGAATTTGAATTAAAACAtgctatttaaaatgtttggaaaGTGAATGAGCAAACAGTGAAATGAAAAGAGAGTGGAAGAGTGttgagggaggagaagaggaaaggaatgaaaaaaagaaaatattgagAGGTTGCTAAGATATAAGTGTATATCAATAGTTCTAAGTTAGGGGAGGGATGTGAAAATCAGTAAATACCCTCAAATTCTTATCATGCATAGATATTCATTTCTACTTCACCCACTCCAAAAAGCAAAAGGACAAACACTTTTCACACCCACTTTCACATTAACTTGCAGACAAAGAATAAGTGCATCACCATTGCTTAGTCATTTCGTTAAAGCCTGTCTACTGTACCTGAACACTGAGGCTCATGATTGTCACACCGTCTCCTCAAATACAGACATGCTGCAGTAGCTCATGCTTGTCTTTAAAGGTTTTTCAGAAAAATGTACTCCACAGTTTCTCCTTCCACCTTTTCTTTCCCctacacaaaataacacaatgATGGCAACCATAAAATCTAAAAGCTGTTTGCACAAACCTGTGATCAGCTGCCTCCCCACATACTCCCCCGACcccgtgcccccccccccccaaaaaaaaacagatagtCAAGATGGTTGATTTAACGGTTACTTTATATAGAAGAAAGACAACGACAAGCCAATCAACTACTCATGACTGGTTTCTGAAACCACATAAAACATTACAGCTTTGTTAGTTGAACTATTTGAACATAGTGATAATGTGTATTATAAACagacataatacatacataataaGTCTCCTGCTTTGCTGTGTCGAGTAAGACTGGCCAGTCATACTGCCCTGCTAGTGTCACTGTGGTCTCACGTCACTGAACGCACAACCTAGCTCAGATGCTGCTATTAAGGAATTGGTACACAGCCGTATTTACAAAATACCTGGAGACAAACCCTAGAGCATAAAAAACCCagaggaacaggaagtgaagaGGACTATGATGGGTctggctttgtgtgtgcgtgggtgcctATTGGCTAGGCTGGTACTGGATTAGGTGCAGGGCATcttcattttccatcacaccTTGAATGAACTCTCCTTCAGCCAAGCGCTCTGTGTGAGACAAAGAATCATATGCAAAAAACATATGCAAAAGGCTTCTGCGTGTGCccatgtgtatataaataaccatgcatttatggcatttagctgatgctcttctccagagcGATCAAATGTATTTGCCGTTCTCACATTGTGATCAGCTACCCCACTATGAACACTCACCATTGTCCTTCTTGTTGAAGACAGACCACAGTTTGTCTGCTCTTTTTTCTGGAGTATTCTCATCTGCTGGAAGCTTCTCCTGTTCCTCCTTGGGGATC contains:
- the atg12 gene encoding ubiquitin-like protein ATG12; amino-acid sequence: MSDNAEAPTEIHKYESSAQQSVTDTGDTGSTGEKKKIDVLLKAVGDTPIMKTKKWAVERGRTVQSLSQFISRFLKLEPSEQLFIYVNQSFAPSPDQEVGVLFECFGSDGKLVLHYCKSQAWG